The genomic stretch GACTTGATCGAGGTGTGGTCGGGCGCGACGCCGTACCTGACCAGCCCGTACGGGGTCGGGAGGCGTTCGAGCACATCGACCTGCACGGGCTCCGCCGACTGCTTGACCAGTGCCTCGGCCGTGTAGATCCCGGCGGGACCCGACCCGATGACCGCCACACGCAACGCCACGCCGCCTCCTAAGACACGCGTCCTACCAGATGCAACCGGCCAGTGCCATCGATGTATCCCCGGTCGCCAGTGTGGACGAACCCGTCCCTGGCGAAAACCGCTTGATCGGTGTTGTTGCCAACGTAGCCGCTCATGACCGCGTCCGAGCGAAGAAGGACCTCCCCTTCCTCGTCATCAGGCAGGAGGCGGCCGTCCGCGTCCCTGATCGACACGTCCACCCCGCCGCGCGGCCTGCCGACGCTCACCTCGGCGTCCTCGGGCGGGTCGTCGGGCCGCGTGCCGAGCCCGAGCCCGGCCTCGGTGCAGATGTACCGGTTGCAGACCGGCACGCCGTACTTGGCCCGCAGCGCCCTGATCAGCTCGGGCGGGGCGGGCGCGCCGCTGGACAGGATGAGGGTCAGGTCGGGCAGGTCACCGCCGCCGGCGAGGATGCGCGCGAGCTGGTCCGGGGTGCCCTGCAACACGCTGATCCGGTGCTCGCGCAACACCCGCAGGGCGGCGTCCTCGCTCCATGCGGGCAGCACGTGGCAGGTCCGCCCGGTCTGCAGGAAGATCGGCAGCCGGGTGACGAAGCCGAGCCGCCCGAGCGGATGCGGCACCAGCCGGGCGTCACCAGTGGCCCAGCGGTCGCCGGCCCCGTGGGCGCGGATGGCCTCGAGCTGGCGGTTGCCGAACAACACGCCCTTGGGCGGCCCGGTCCGTCCCGAAGTGAAAGTGATCACCACCTGACGCCCGGGGTCGGGTGGGAACGGCGGCGGTGGCGGCTCGGCCCGGCACAGCCCGCCGAGCCGCGCCGGGTCGTAGGAGTCCCGTGGCTGCCCGCCGCCCTCGACGGGCAGCGTCACCACGTCGAGCCCGGCCAGCGGCGGCAACACCCGTGGGACGGTGATGACAAGGGCCGGCTCCAGCATGGTCAGCAGCTCCACGCGGTCCGTCCCGATGCCCGCGGTCACCGCGCCGA from Nonomuraea polychroma encodes the following:
- a CDS encoding class I adenylate-forming enzyme family protein; this translates as MLRLLAGAAARTFGARAAVVTGATSLTFADLDRLSDQVAAGLAHRGIRVGDVVVLALPDGPEFVICYVAAAKIGAVTAGIGTDRVELLTMLEPALVITVPRVLPPLAGLDVVTLPVEGGGQPRDSYDPARLGGLCRAEPPPPPFPPDPGRQVVITFTSGRTGPPKGVLFGNRQLEAIRAHGAGDRWATGDARLVPHPLGRLGFVTRLPIFLQTGRTCHVLPAWSEDAALRVLREHRISVLQGTPDQLARILAGGGDLPDLTLILSSGAPAPPELIRALRAKYGVPVCNRYICTEAGLGLGTRPDDPPEDAEVSVGRPRGGVDVSIRDADGRLLPDDEEGEVLLRSDAVMSGYVGNNTDQAVFARDGFVHTGDRGYIDGTGRLHLVGRVS